ACAAGATCGTCTATGACCCGAACAAGCAGGAGGCCATCGCCTTCATTATGCCGAATGAGGCCCTTGAGACAGAGGATCTGCCCCTGTATATCTTCACCATACGGGACGTTGAGGAGAGCACCGGGCTTGACTTTCTCTCGAGCCTGGGGAGGGAACTGCAGGACAGTATAGAGACCACCAGGGCCGCCGGTCTCTGGCAATAGGAAAGGGATTACGGTATAGTTGCTGGAACAAGGACAAGGAGACCACCATGGACATAGAATTCCACTACTACATGACGTACATCATCGCAAGGAGGGCAGGTTTCAGCCCCAACGACTCCTCCGTCATCGCCTACTCCTCGCAGTATACCGATGACAACACGGAGCACCTCTATATCAGCCAGGACACTCCCGACGCCTACGAGAGCTACATCAGCCAGACCGTCAATATCCTCAAGCCCCAGAAGGAGCTCATGCGCATATACCCTGTTTTCCACTTCCTTCCCGGATCCCTCACCGAGATAGCAGGGGATTCAGCCAGGCGCGCTGACGGGAAGCTCCACCTCATGAACACGATCCCCAACAGCTTGAGCGCTCAACAGGTCCTCGCTGAGGCGCTCGGCCTCCATGACCTCTACCGCATCGGGATAGCGACCCATGCCTTCGCCGACACGTTCGCTCACCAGAACTTTGTGGGGGCTGATGACGGCTTCAACAACATGGCGGGACTCCTGGAGAAACTCATCCCCAGTGTGGGTCATGCCGATGCCAAGCACAGCCCGGACGTACCCAACGAGCTCTGGAAGGACAAACGTCTCGTGCCAAGCCACGCCTCCATAGACAACAAGCCACGCTTTCTCGATGCGGCGGGGTGTCTCTTCGACCTCTACCGGGGCCGCTTCGTTGACGATGACGCGAGGAGCTCTCTTCTTACGGATCTCGGCAATGCCATAGGGGACAGCGCCAGCACGAAGACTCAGCGCGTCGGGAGCTATAAGGCCCTTATCGGGTCAGAGTTCACGAAGTACGACAAGGACGTCTGGTTCAAGGAGGCCGTGGGTTTCACAACCGCGGACACCTCTGGCGGAGGGGACACGGTGCCAGGGACGGAGACACAGTGGATATGGAAGGACAACTACAGGGAAAGCCACTGGTTCAAGTTCCAGGAGGCCGTCAAGGCACACCAGGCATATGTGTTGGCGAGCATCGTGCGTCCCATATACGCGACGATGGAGCAGACGACGTGGTAGTAGTAGGAGCACCCGCGCCCGTCGGGGTGGAGGAGAGACCATGATCCACACCTATGAGATAGAAGGCCTGAGGGTCCAGACGGGTGACCTTCTCTGCACCACCGACGGCGGC
The Syntrophorhabdus sp. DNA segment above includes these coding regions:
- a CDS encoding DNA/RNA non-specific endonuclease, with translation KIVYDPNKQEAIAFIMPNEALETEDLPLYIFTIRDVEESTGLDFLSSLGRELQDSIETTRAAGLWQ